The segment TATTAGTTTTTTTTGTAATCTCAACTAATCTTGAGGTTGATTCTTTTATCTGGCCAACTGAGCCAATAGGTCCAGGAACCTCTATACTGCAAAGTGTTTGAATAGAGTCAATGATGACGCATTCAGTACCTTCCGACATTATCAGGTTTGAGATATCTTCTACTACAGTAGTAGATGTCACCTTAATCTTTTCAATATTTAATTTAAGTCTTTCAGCCCTATAGCGTAATTGCACCGGCGACTCTTCTCCAGAAATATATAGCGTATTGATGAAATGAGCTATCTGGAGCGCAAGTGTAGATTTGCCAACACCTGGCTCTCCCCCAATAAGAATTGTTGAACCAGGCACAATTCCACCTCCACATACTAAATCAAATTCATCGATTCCGGTTTTAATCCTGCTTATATCATTATAATCAATCGATGAAAGTGGAATCACCTCTGCCTTTACTTGATTTTTTGGAGTCTTTGGATCGATCTCAACTATTGTGTTCCACTCATTACAACTAGGGCATCGTCCAAACCATTTAGATAATTCAAATCCACAGGATACACAGAGAAAGGCTTTAGTTTTTTTTGCCATATTATTACCTGAAATCCAATTATTGTCGCTATTTACCAATGATCATATTAATTGAGATTAGAAGAATAAGCACTCCGAAAATCCTTCTCAGAAGAATATCATCGATAGGCAATGCACATTTAGCGCCGACATAACCACCAAATATGAATCCCAATGCAATAAATAATGCTACAGGAATGTTTACATAACCACTATTATAATATTCATATGCTGCAAGTATTCCAATTGGGGGAATCATTGCCGCAAGGGTTGTACCCTGTGAAAGATGTTGATTAAATTTTAGGATGAACGAAAGAGCAGGTATCATAATCACCCCTCCCCCTATTCCGACAAATCCGCTTAAAGTACCAGCAATAATACCAATTAAAACAGCTATAAGAAACATTTTCCCTCCTAAATAATGAATAAATATGAATCTTTCAGAGACAAAGGTGAAGAGTTCTGCTGAAACTCTTATTATAAATGACTTGGATTCCTTGTCTGTCAAGCCCTTATAGTGTAACTTATAAAACTATTAGTACTACTAAAATTTTAACGAACAGCAAGTGTAAATACCTGCCTTATTGGTTAGCAAAATAGACAGGGTATTATCATCGCAATAATGATTTTCTTTCCTTTATGTAAGATAACAAAAAGTAATAAAAAAAGTATATAGTTTTTCCGTAAATAAATAACAGGGGGTTGATTATATGAAGATAATAGGAACAGAAACCATTGAACTTGACTGATTGCGTTATTATAAAATAATCCTGAGTAAAAATTAATTTTTTGCATTGAAATTTTATTATTATAAATATATAAATGCAAATAATAGATGCACTTTTTCCCAACTTGTATTATAATTTAATTGTTATTCACCAAATTTTCAAATTCTAGATAAGAATGTAAGAAAAATATATAAGATATATAGATATATTATTCGCTTTTCTCATTGATTAAGGGATTGGTTGTTGTTTTTATATTAAAAAACTGTTTTTTCATGTATGGAAGTTTTTCTCTTTTTAGGAATTGTAAACAATTATATAGTATTTACCAAGATTCAGCTAGAATGTTTTTATTTGAACAGTATTAAATAATATATAATAATGAAAACTATTTGAGGAAATATATGAACAATGAGTATATGCCCGAGAATAATCTCGTGATTCTACTTTTATTAATACTATTAACAGCAGGACTCTACTATTTCTGGTGGCTTGCAAGGGCAAGTAAAATATTTAATGATGACCCAGCTATGAACATTTTGCTTGTTATCCTTACTATTGGAATTTGGGGTCTGTATATAAATCTGAAATATATGCAGAAATCTGAAGAAATTAATGGAAGGGATATGAAATGGTATTTATTCTTGTTTTTGCCAATATCCTTTTTAATTATACAACATAATATTAACGAAAGATATTTCCCAGGCAAATAGGAGCATATTGAAAAGATGCTAGTAAAATGTACAAATTGTGATACTTCATATTCAGTTAATGATGAGAAGGTAAGAAATAAGAAGTTTAGCTTTTCATGTCCCAATTGTGCAACAAATGTTATTATTGATAATAGAGAAGAGAAAGAGCCTACAAGAGATCCAATTGAAGGGGCTAACATTTCTGAACCTCCCTTATCAGAAGAGCAACAACAAGAAGAGCCTCTCATAGAGGAAGGGATAATAGATAACAAGGCTAGTACTGATACTACAACAGCAATAGAGGAACCTGAAACTCAAGAATTAATCGAAGGGGAAGAGGAGTTAGATCTCTCTGACATTGAAAGTGAGTCTTTAGTGGAGGAAGGACAAGAAGAAGAACTAAACCTTGAAGATATGTCACTCGATGAAGAAGTAAGATCAGAAGATATTCTATCAGGTATAGACGCTAATGATAGCGAAAAAGCAATAGTTAGTGAAGGAAATTTAGAGGAGTCTGTTATATCTAATATTGATAATGAGATTACTGATTCAACTGAAGCTGGAACAGAGTCGGAATTAGAATTAAATAAAATGGTGGAGACTACAGAGACCATTCTCATTGAGGAATCTGATGATACATCTTACATTAGAGCAGAGAGTCAGGACCTACCTCTTGACAATGAGGATGATTTCAGACCAATAGAAGTTGAGACAAACGATTCTGAATTCAACCTAGAAGAACCCATAATAGATGTTGAGAAAGTTTCATTACATGAGGATGGACATGTAGAAGTAGTCATGGATAAAATCTATCCTCACTCGAACGAACTTACTGAAAAGATTAATCAGGTAGCTGATGATGTACAAGAAGAGGAGATGAAAACTGAGGATATCTTTTCCAAAGAAGACGGAGATGTAGATGAGAGTATTACTATTGATCTTGATTCTCTTGATATTCAATTTGATGATAAAGAGACAAATGGAATAACAGAGTTAGGAACATCTAAAGATGGTTCGACATCAGATGTTCAAGATGAAGATCATCAAATATCATCACAGGAGGAGGATTTAGATATCACGATAGATCTTGACTCTCTTGATCTGCCCTTAGAAGAGGTAGAAGAGGTAGAAGAGGTAAAAAGGGGTGACTTTATTGATGAAGAGGATAAAATTACAGTAGAGGATACTGGCACAACAATGGAAGATCTGATTGCTAATGAAGAAAAGCCTCTTGTCATTGAAAGCAGTGTTGAAGATGAGATTAAATTAAAAATTGATGAAGTAGCGCCGGAGATAGATGTAAATGGATATACAGGAAAGTCTGAAGGTGTCTTGGAGATAAAATCTGAAGGGATTAAATCAAAAGATAATGATTTTGATGATATCGATCTTGAAAACATAATAATTGATGATATAGATACAGAGTCAGAATCATCACTAAAGGTAGCAGATGAGTTACCTGATGTAGAAACTTCACGGGATTTTGTAAAATATAAAGCGGAGTTGGATAAATTTGAGAAAGAGACTTCAGATACAGTTCCGGGAGGAGCTGTAATCTTTTCAATTGATTACTCCTTAAAGTACTCTTCATTAGGTGCGCTTGCAAGACTGTTGATTTTATATCTTATAAGGCTTCTTCCTCATCTACTTGTCATACTAGTCTATCTTATCCTATCAGTTATTTTAGGTCTTATAAACTCGATTGTGATTCTATTTACAGGAGAATCCGTTGAAGATTTTCAAGAGATACAGGAAAATACTATTAGATATATCACCTCTATAGCCGCTTGTGCAATGGATGTAGTTGAAGAGGTACCAAAATTCGCCGGAAAGAAGGATATCGATTATTCCCTTCAGTACAGCATAATTTACCCTATTAAATCCTCTAGGATCCTTTCAATTCTAAGGTTATCTGTAGCAGGCATTATCTTAATTACATTGCCACACATATTACTACTAACCTTGCTTACTGTTGGTAGCATATTGGTTTGTCTTGTGGGAATGATCTCAATTATAGTTATAAAGAGATGGCCTAATGCCTTATTTACTTTTATGGTTCATTATTTTAAATATCTTGTGAGTGTCATCTCATTTCTATTTGGAGTAGTAGACAGATATCCATCCTTCAAATTTGAATAATTTACCTTATACCTATACAAATCATACATATATGGGTAAAAAAGCATATCTAATCCCTAATTAATATAACTAAATTTTCATTTTTATACATCTCATTTTAGCGCATCGGAATTTTGAAAAACTTCACAGATGTGATTTTTCAAAATTGACCTTACTACGCACCAAAATAATCCACAGATGGGTTGTTTTATAACTATTATAATTAATAATGAATGACTCTCAGATGCAGATGTATTTATCTCGAAGTTGAAGTGAGAGTTGTTTAACCAAAGAAAATGCTTTCTCAACGGTTTTCTCACCATCTGGATTGATTAAACAGCATGTGGCAGGTGAAAGCAGGCTTTTTGAAATAAGAAATTGACGGTCAATTCCTACCTGATCTAAATTATTCCATATGTCAGTAATTTTTTTTTCAAGGGAGTCTATCCCTTCCCTCTCAAATGGTTCAATATTTGTTGGCACGATTCCCCATGAGATGATACCCCCTCTATCAAGAAATCTCTTTATGGATGGAGCATATTGAACGAATACCTCTGAATTTGTATAGACATCCAGTGAAAGGATATCAAGATCAAGTCTTAGTAAAAAATCCCAGTCTGGATTACCACAGAGATGAATACCGCGAGGACGCTCTATGGAACATAGAAATGCTTCAATATCATCATGCGCCTTGATATCATTATAACCAGACATGGCGTTGAAAATAAACTGCAAACCCGGCTCATCAATATACATAAATGCATTGGCATTCTTTTTCTTAAGGCGATTTAGTTGAGCGTTTATGCGCTTAGACATGATCTCAAGCATGATTGGACGTATGGTATCGTCGTACAGAATTGGACGATTATCTTGATCAAGGACATTGAATCCAAAGCTTATAGGCCCTTCAAGCTGTCCTCTGATTGCAGGTCTATCTGAGAGATCGAGTTCAAGAAATCTATGATAGACAGATGAGTACTCCTTGCTGATATCAAAGTATTCTGTTTCATCATAATGAGCGAAAGTCTCCTCATACTCTTCTATAAATTTATCCATAGAAAAACATATGCTACGCTTCTGAATATCAATCATTATGCCTGGGAAGTGTTCAGATGCCTGTACATACATGTCTTCATAATAGCTTAGATGAGGAAGTTGAGGCCAAAAGGGTATATCCATAATAAGGGCGAGCTCTAGAGCCTGTTCAATATCCCGATGTGGCATTACTGCCATTGCAGTTGTGAGCAAATTCCCAGGTATTGTCATTATCTCATTACCTATTATTCGAAATATATATTCTCAATTCATGCATAGAAATAAATTCTGAATATTTGTTAACACTGTATATGATAGAATCATTGTACACAATAACAAATCAATAGAATAAATGGTTAAACTGAAAAAAATGGCTTTGCCAATATTTAAGCAAAATCACAACTACCATCCATCATGATAAATCCATATGTCTAATCACCTATATAAACAGCGAGAGGGGGGTCAAGCCTCCCTCTCGCTGTTAAATACAATCCTATTCTTGATCAATACATTCTTTTTTATTATTATTCCTTAAGAATGTATTTAAAAGAACTAGTGTTATAATTAATCAC is part of the Spirochaetota bacterium genome and harbors:
- a CDS encoding sulfite exporter TauE/SafE family protein, which gives rise to MFLIAVLIGIIAGTLSGFVGIGGGVIMIPALSFILKFNQHLSQGTTLAAMIPPIGILAAYEYYNSGYVNIPVALFIALGFIFGGYVGAKCALPIDDILLRRIFGVLILLISINMIIGK
- a CDS encoding DUF4389 domain-containing protein, whose product is MLVKCTNCDTSYSVNDEKVRNKKFSFSCPNCATNVIIDNREEKEPTRDPIEGANISEPPLSEEQQQEEPLIEEGIIDNKASTDTTTAIEEPETQELIEGEEELDLSDIESESLVEEGQEEELNLEDMSLDEEVRSEDILSGIDANDSEKAIVSEGNLEESVISNIDNEITDSTEAGTESELELNKMVETTETILIEESDDTSYIRAESQDLPLDNEDDFRPIEVETNDSEFNLEEPIIDVEKVSLHEDGHVEVVMDKIYPHSNELTEKINQVADDVQEEEMKTEDIFSKEDGDVDESITIDLDSLDIQFDDKETNGITELGTSKDGSTSDVQDEDHQISSQEEDLDITIDLDSLDLPLEEVEEVEEVKRGDFIDEEDKITVEDTGTTMEDLIANEEKPLVIESSVEDEIKLKIDEVAPEIDVNGYTGKSEGVLEIKSEGIKSKDNDFDDIDLENIIIDDIDTESESSLKVADELPDVETSRDFVKYKAELDKFEKETSDTVPGGAVIFSIDYSLKYSSLGALARLLILYLIRLLPHLLVILVYLILSVILGLINSIVILFTGESVEDFQEIQENTIRYITSIAACAMDVVEEVPKFAGKKDIDYSLQYSIIYPIKSSRILSILRLSVAGIILITLPHILLLTLLTVGSILVCLVGMISIIVIKRWPNALFTFMVHYFKYLVSVISFLFGVVDRYPSFKFE